The following are from one region of the Sulfurimicrobium lacus genome:
- a CDS encoding chorismate--pyruvate lyase family protein encodes MLWHPRPPAAPCLYRAWLTDRGSLTHRIQTRCGAFSVRGLRLTRAKSGRDEAAYVNLNPRELALLREVLLYCGDTPVVFAHSVIPRAGLRGPWRSLSSLGNKPLGAALFADPQVKRSPLQFKKLSRRHELYRRACRILPEPPAYLWARRSVFTLRRQPILVTEVFLPGILELAN; translated from the coding sequence ATGTTGTGGCACCCCCGCCCGCCCGCCGCGCCCTGCCTGTATCGCGCGTGGCTGACCGACCGGGGCTCGCTCACGCACCGCATCCAGACGCGCTGCGGCGCCTTCAGCGTGCGCGGCTTGCGCCTCACCAGGGCCAAGTCCGGGCGCGACGAAGCCGCTTATGTGAACCTGAATCCGCGCGAGCTCGCATTGTTGCGCGAAGTGCTTCTGTACTGCGGCGACACGCCGGTCGTTTTCGCCCACAGCGTGATTCCCCGTGCGGGCTTGCGCGGGCCGTGGCGCAGCCTGAGCAGTCTCGGCAACAAGCCGCTCGGCGCGGCCCTGTTCGCCGATCCGCAGGTAAAGCGCTCGCCGCTGCAATTCAAGAAACTCAGCCGCCGCCACGAGCTCTATCGGCGCGCCTGCCGCATCCTGCCCGAACCGCCGGCGTATCTGTGGGCGCGGCGCTCGGTGTTCACGCTGCGGCGCCAGCCGATCCTGGTCACGGAAGTCTTCCTCCCCGGCATCCTGGAGTTAGCGAATTGA
- the ubiA gene encoding 4-hydroxybenzoate octaprenyltransferase has product MKLKERFDLYEKLMRLDKPIGILLLAWPTLWALWISSGGLPNWMIVWIFMLGTVLMRSAGCVINDYADRDFDPHVERTRNRPMAAGLVSKKEALALFAALSVCAFLLILRFNKLTILLSFGALFLAASYPFTKRFFAIPQAYLGIAFGFGIPMSFAAQTGHVPAMAWLMLLANIFWAIAYDTEYAMVDREDDLKIGIKTSAITFGRYDVLAVMVCYGITLAILAGIGGWFRLGLFYYAGLAVALGIAVYHYSLIRRRERDKCFKAFIHNNWFGAAVFGGILLNYWQSTLYAVKHLF; this is encoded by the coding sequence TTGAAACTGAAGGAAAGATTCGACCTTTACGAAAAACTGATGCGGCTCGACAAGCCCATCGGCATCTTGCTGCTGGCTTGGCCGACGCTGTGGGCGCTGTGGATTTCATCCGGCGGCCTGCCCAACTGGATGATCGTGTGGATTTTCATGCTCGGCACGGTGCTGATGCGCTCCGCCGGATGCGTCATCAACGACTATGCCGACCGCGATTTCGACCCGCACGTGGAGCGCACGCGGAACCGCCCCATGGCCGCCGGTCTGGTGAGCAAAAAGGAGGCGCTGGCGCTGTTCGCGGCGCTGTCCGTGTGCGCGTTCCTGCTCATCCTGCGCTTCAACAAGCTCACCATCCTGCTCTCCTTCGGCGCGCTGTTCCTGGCCGCCAGCTACCCCTTCACCAAGCGCTTTTTCGCCATTCCTCAGGCCTATCTCGGCATCGCTTTCGGCTTCGGCATTCCCATGAGCTTCGCCGCGCAAACCGGGCACGTGCCGGCCATGGCGTGGCTCATGCTGCTGGCCAACATTTTCTGGGCCATCGCCTACGACACCGAATACGCCATGGTGGACCGCGAGGACGACCTCAAGATCGGCATCAAGACTTCCGCCATCACCTTCGGCCGATATGACGTGCTGGCGGTAATGGTGTGCTACGGCATCACCCTGGCCATTCTCGCCGGGATTGGCGGGTGGTTCCGGCTGGGGCTGTTCTATTACGCCGGCCTCGCCGTGGCGCTGGGCATCGCGGTCTACCATTACAGCCTGATCCGCAGGCGCGAACGGGACAAATGCTTCAAGGCCTTCATCCACAACAACTGGTTCGGCGCGGCGGTATTCGGCGGCATCCTGCTAAACTACTGGCAGAGTACCCTGTACGCCGTCAAACACCTGTTCTGA
- a CDS encoding cation transporter, with the protein MAGCCENKSCTLAAMRADHGRVLKIVLAVNAVMFLVETFAGMAAHSTSLLADASDMLGDALVYGFSLYVLTRDESWQARAALLKGLIMLAFGLGVAAEAIHKTLHPILPQGEAIGLIGLLALAANTGCFLLLYRHRADNLNMSSVWLCSRNDLFANVGVILAGVAVIYSQSRWPDIVVGGIIAALFLKSAVSVLRQSLASLNSQPD; encoded by the coding sequence ATGGCCGGCTGCTGCGAAAACAAATCTTGCACTCTCGCCGCCATGCGCGCCGACCACGGCCGCGTGCTGAAAATCGTGCTGGCGGTCAATGCCGTCATGTTCCTGGTGGAAACCTTTGCCGGCATGGCCGCCCACTCCACTTCCCTGCTGGCGGACGCTTCCGACATGCTGGGGGATGCGCTGGTGTATGGCTTCAGCCTCTACGTGCTGACCCGGGACGAAAGCTGGCAGGCGCGCGCCGCCTTGCTCAAAGGCCTGATCATGCTGGCCTTCGGCCTCGGCGTCGCGGCGGAAGCGATCCACAAGACCCTGCACCCCATCCTGCCGCAGGGCGAAGCTATCGGCCTGATCGGCCTGCTGGCCCTCGCCGCCAACACCGGCTGTTTCCTGCTGCTCTACCGCCACCGCGCCGACAACCTCAACATGAGCTCGGTATGGCTGTGCTCGCGCAACGACCTGTTCGCCAATGTCGGCGTGATCCTCGCCGGCGTCGCGGTGATCTACAGCCAATCGCGCTGGCCGGACATCGTCGTAGGTGGCATCATTGCAGCACTGTTCCTCAAATCCGCCGTGAGCGTATTGCGCCAGTCCCTCGCCAGCCTGAATTCCCAACCTGATTAG
- a CDS encoding cytochrome c, producing the protein MRNILLVLSLLLPAALAQAQQPAPLPDARMLVNMPDVPRSVMRADMLDHMAALNEIIGDLAENKFEAAAETAEKRIGQSAMGRNAPMARGQGPGRFMPDTMRQMGWNMHGAASEFAKVAKTGDKTKALAALQQVTASCVACHMAFRTR; encoded by the coding sequence ATGCGAAACATTCTGTTGGTCCTTTCCCTGCTACTTCCCGCCGCACTTGCCCAGGCGCAGCAGCCCGCACCGCTGCCGGACGCACGCATGCTGGTGAACATGCCGGACGTGCCGCGCAGCGTGATGCGCGCCGACATGCTCGACCACATGGCGGCGCTCAACGAGATCATCGGCGACCTGGCGGAAAACAAATTCGAGGCTGCCGCGGAAACCGCCGAAAAACGCATCGGCCAAAGCGCCATGGGCAGAAACGCCCCCATGGCGCGCGGCCAGGGTCCGGGCCGCTTCATGCCCGACACCATGCGCCAGATGGGCTGGAACATGCACGGCGCCGCCAGCGAATTCGCCAAGGTGGCGAAGACAGGCGACAAGACCAAGGCCCTGGCCGCACTGCAGCAGGTCACCGCGAGCTGCGTGGCCTGCCACATGGCGTTCCGTACCCGCTGA